One genomic window of Paenibacillus xylanilyticus includes the following:
- a CDS encoding cation-translocating P-type ATPase, whose translation MQHYRHSAEETLQDLDSSPKGLTASEAAKRLETEGYNELKGKNATPVWKLFLENFKDPMVIVLLIAAGVQVVLGHLIESLIIFLVILLNAVISVVQTKKAESSLDALRQMSAPEAKVIRDGEKKTIPARELVPGDIVLLDAGDYVPADGRILESGSLRMNEGMLTGESEAAEKHADAIPEEAPIGDRRNMAFSGSLVVYGRGTLVITGTALKTEIGKIAELIENAEAKETPLQRKLEAFSKKLGFFILGLSILIFAIEAGRVWLTEGTDNLGPSIINALMFAVAVAVAAIPEALSSIVTIVLSLGTNKMAKQHAIIRRLPAVEALGSASIICTDKTGTLTQNKMTVVDYYIPHGTKEEFPDDPDQWSEEERRLLHIAVLCNDSNINQEGKELGDPTEVALIAFSNRVNKDYNEIRDQFPREAELPFDSDRKLMSTVHTFEGQTALLTKGGPDVLFSRCTHVFMNGEVQPLTAEIRTQFEEKNEAFSKRAFRVLAYAYKKFDDKTQVTPEDEYDLTLVGLTAMIDPPREAVYGSIEESMKAGIRTIMITGDHKTTAQAIGRDIGLAGPDDLAITGAELDKMSDEELDRQLEQISVYARVSPENKIRIVRAWQRKGKIAAMTGDGVNDAPALKQADIGVAMGSGTDVAKDAAAMILTDDNFVSIVNAVSVGRMVFDNIKKAIAYLFAGNLGAIIAILFALIVGWVNPFTALQLLFINLVNDSLPAIALGTEKAEPDVMRRKPRDINEGIFAGGTLQAVITRGVLIGAAVIVSQYIGLGISEEMSVAMAFTTLILARSLQTFAARSNTQTIFQVGFTTNKFVLGSILVCLCLYGITLIPGVRSIFAIPDAFGWNEFLIAGGLALLAVILMDVIKWIRNRGRAVSPA comes from the coding sequence TTGCAACATTATAGACACAGTGCTGAGGAGACACTTCAAGACTTGGATAGTTCCCCCAAGGGGCTGACAGCCTCCGAAGCTGCAAAAAGACTTGAGACAGAAGGATATAACGAGTTAAAAGGCAAAAATGCAACACCTGTCTGGAAACTGTTTCTTGAAAATTTCAAAGATCCCATGGTCATCGTGCTGCTCATTGCGGCAGGTGTACAGGTTGTGCTCGGACATCTTATTGAATCCCTGATTATCTTTTTGGTTATCCTGCTGAATGCCGTAATTAGTGTGGTACAGACCAAAAAAGCAGAAAGCTCTCTCGATGCCCTAAGGCAAATGTCTGCTCCTGAAGCCAAAGTTATCCGTGATGGGGAGAAAAAGACCATCCCGGCCAGGGAACTCGTTCCCGGCGATATCGTTTTATTAGATGCGGGTGATTATGTACCGGCAGACGGTCGCATTTTGGAATCCGGCAGTCTGAGAATGAATGAGGGCATGCTGACCGGAGAATCCGAAGCAGCGGAGAAACATGCAGATGCCATCCCGGAAGAAGCTCCCATTGGTGATCGGCGCAACATGGCCTTCAGCGGCTCGCTGGTCGTATACGGCCGCGGCACTCTGGTGATTACCGGCACCGCATTAAAAACCGAGATCGGCAAGATTGCCGAATTGATTGAAAATGCTGAAGCCAAAGAAACCCCGCTGCAGCGCAAATTGGAAGCCTTCAGCAAAAAACTGGGCTTTTTCATACTGGGACTGTCCATTCTTATTTTCGCCATCGAGGCAGGACGTGTCTGGTTAACCGAAGGCACAGACAATCTGGGTCCTTCAATTATCAATGCACTGATGTTTGCCGTTGCTGTCGCCGTCGCCGCCATTCCTGAAGCTCTCTCTTCCATTGTGACGATTGTATTGTCACTGGGAACGAATAAAATGGCCAAGCAGCATGCGATCATTCGCCGGCTGCCTGCCGTGGAAGCGCTCGGTTCAGCCAGCATTATCTGTACAGATAAGACAGGTACGCTTACCCAAAACAAGATGACGGTTGTAGATTACTATATCCCCCATGGCACCAAAGAGGAATTCCCGGACGATCCCGATCAGTGGTCTGAAGAGGAACGACGCTTGTTACATATTGCAGTACTCTGCAATGATTCGAATATTAACCAGGAGGGCAAGGAACTGGGTGATCCCACCGAGGTGGCTCTCATTGCCTTCAGTAACCGTGTGAACAAGGATTATAACGAAATCCGGGACCAGTTCCCGCGGGAAGCAGAGCTTCCTTTTGACTCGGATCGGAAACTGATGAGCACAGTACATACCTTCGAAGGACAGACAGCCTTATTAACCAAAGGTGGTCCGGATGTGCTATTCAGCAGGTGTACTCATGTGTTCATGAACGGAGAGGTTCAGCCGCTTACTGCTGAGATTCGCACACAATTCGAGGAGAAAAATGAAGCTTTCTCCAAACGTGCCTTCCGTGTACTGGCTTATGCTTACAAGAAATTCGATGACAAAACGCAGGTTACACCTGAAGACGAATATGATCTGACGCTTGTTGGACTCACAGCCATGATTGATCCACCGCGTGAAGCTGTGTACGGCTCGATTGAAGAGTCCATGAAGGCGGGTATCCGCACAATCATGATCACAGGTGATCACAAAACGACAGCCCAGGCAATTGGACGGGATATTGGACTTGCAGGCCCCGATGATCTCGCCATCACAGGCGCTGAGCTGGACAAAATGTCGGATGAAGAGCTGGATCGCCAGCTTGAACAGATTTCGGTCTATGCACGGGTATCCCCTGAAAACAAAATCCGCATTGTGCGCGCATGGCAGCGCAAAGGCAAAATTGCAGCCATGACCGGAGACGGCGTCAATGATGCACCAGCCCTGAAACAAGCCGACATCGGTGTAGCCATGGGCAGCGGTACGGATGTTGCCAAGGATGCAGCTGCCATGATTCTGACCGATGATAACTTTGTATCCATTGTGAACGCAGTCAGTGTCGGTCGTATGGTATTTGATAACATCAAAAAAGCCATTGCTTATCTGTTTGCGGGTAACCTTGGCGCCATTATCGCCATATTGTTCGCACTTATCGTTGGTTGGGTGAACCCGTTTACGGCCCTGCAGCTTCTCTTCATCAACCTGGTGAATGACTCCCTGCCTGCCATTGCACTGGGGACGGAAAAGGCCGAACCGGATGTGATGCGGCGCAAACCGCGAGACATTAATGAAGGCATCTTTGCCGGCGGTACGCTTCAAGCTGTGATTACTCGTGGTGTATTGATCGGTGCAGCTGTTATTGTGTCCCAGTATATCGGGCTTGGCATCTCTGAAGAAATGAGCGTGGCGATGGCTTTTACGACCCTGATTCTGGCACGGAGTCTGCAAACATTTGCAGCCCGTTCCAATACACAGACCATCTTCCAGGTGGGCTTCACGACGAATAAATTCGTTCTTGGCTCCATTCTGGTATGTCTCTGTCTCTACGGAATCACCTTGATTCCGGGTGTACGCAGTATCTTCGCCATTCCGGATGCGTTTGGTTGGAACGAGTTCCTGATTGCAGGCGGCCTTGCCCTGCTCGCCGTCATTCTGATGGATGTCATCAAATGGATTCGCAACCGTGGCAGAGCGGTCAGTCCAGCATGA
- a CDS encoding MFS transporter, with amino-acid sequence MKDKIVMPLWTCCLFIVVMNTTMFNVSLPVIINDLQITSDLGSWVISSYSIGYALSTVIFSRLSDRVPVRKLLTIGLLILGLSSLLGLFAHSFAVLLLTRILQSAGAGVMAGLGLVIASRYIPLERRGAAIALISSGSAMAFGLGPIVGGLISEYWGWNGLFAITVLVLLALPVLLYFLPRETPSPENPFDMIGAVLTVINAITLLVAITQQSWIWFAIGVLSLVAHIWYIRQASLPFVNPDVFRTPGYTRLILIGFCILVVNLGNLFLMPLVLADLFGRSSLTIGLLIAPGAIVAAFCTRFVGRWIDRYGNMRFLMIGHVLLAAVLALFMLGLNQSAFIITAGYLFFSPALSASMASLNNETSRVLPKTQIGAGMGLLQLIQFFGGSMSVAVCGLLLHSIPGVSVEKAYHVVYGCLLFVCLASLVIVVWHHRSSHSGVVQSQSRTAK; translated from the coding sequence GTGAAAGATAAAATTGTAATGCCTCTCTGGACATGCTGTCTGTTCATTGTCGTGATGAACACCACCATGTTTAATGTATCCTTACCCGTTATTATTAACGATCTCCAAATTACATCTGACCTGGGCTCATGGGTCATCTCCAGCTACTCGATTGGTTACGCATTATCGACCGTTATTTTCAGCCGGCTATCCGATCGGGTCCCGGTGCGCAAACTGCTAACGATCGGACTGCTGATTCTGGGCTTGTCTTCGTTACTTGGATTATTCGCACATAGCTTCGCCGTCCTGCTGCTGACGCGCATTCTGCAATCCGCAGGTGCAGGGGTTATGGCCGGGCTGGGCCTTGTGATTGCCAGCCGCTACATTCCGCTGGAACGCCGCGGAGCCGCCATTGCCCTCATCTCTTCAGGCAGTGCCATGGCCTTTGGGCTGGGTCCCATTGTGGGCGGACTCATTAGCGAGTACTGGGGATGGAATGGTCTTTTTGCCATAACTGTGCTGGTCCTGCTTGCACTACCTGTATTGCTCTATTTCCTGCCGCGTGAAACACCAAGCCCTGAGAACCCTTTCGATATGATCGGGGCAGTGTTAACGGTCATTAACGCCATTACACTTCTGGTCGCGATTACCCAGCAGTCCTGGATCTGGTTTGCCATCGGTGTCCTGTCTCTTGTGGCTCATATTTGGTACATCCGCCAAGCAAGTCTTCCGTTTGTCAATCCCGATGTATTCCGAACACCAGGGTATACACGTTTGATTCTCATTGGCTTCTGCATTTTGGTCGTTAATCTGGGTAATCTGTTTCTGATGCCGCTTGTCCTTGCCGACCTGTTCGGGCGTTCATCGCTCACGATTGGTTTGCTCATTGCTCCGGGAGCCATTGTCGCGGCCTTTTGCACCCGTTTCGTAGGACGCTGGATCGACCGTTACGGCAACATGCGCTTTCTGATGATTGGACATGTGCTGCTTGCAGCTGTACTTGCCCTATTTATGCTCGGACTGAATCAGTCCGCCTTTATTATTACCGCAGGCTATCTCTTTTTCTCGCCCGCACTCTCAGCCTCTATGGCTTCACTGAACAATGAAACGTCCCGCGTTCTGCCCAAGACGCAGATCGGAGCAGGTATGGGCCTGCTTCAGCTGATTCAATTTTTCGGTGGTTCGATGTCTGTGGCGGTCTGCGGACTGCTGTTGCACAGCATCCCGGGCGTTTCGGTAGAGAAAGCCTATCACGTTGTTTATGGATGTCTGCTCTTCGTCTGTCTTGCCTCGCTTGTTATCGTTGTGTGGCATCACAGGTCCTCGCATTCCGGAGTTGTACAGAGTCAGAGTCGTACGGCTAAATAA
- a CDS encoding DUF2625 family protein — protein sequence MQTLSADELLDRDNHAWEELKELLDNGQNTYEYVSARPEDGADTLYRLQVSTKSYLGAVAYETEGMVFDHGWITLLGAGGESVFGSLTSWNGVSDKPCVQALEGMMVVAYDVAGGFFALDTGKFGRTGEIYYYAPDAQEWEATELTYSEFLTWLADGDLQQFYQTFRWEGWQNDLGQLQTGQVFAYYPPLWTKEGSGESSSKSPVSVEEAWKAAQNTN from the coding sequence ATGCAAACATTATCTGCAGATGAACTATTGGATCGGGACAATCACGCGTGGGAGGAACTCAAGGAACTACTGGATAACGGGCAAAATACATATGAGTATGTTTCCGCAAGACCAGAGGATGGAGCAGATACACTCTATCGTCTTCAGGTGAGCACCAAATCCTATCTGGGAGCTGTTGCTTACGAGACGGAAGGTATGGTGTTTGATCACGGGTGGATCACGCTGCTGGGTGCAGGCGGTGAGAGCGTATTTGGAAGTCTGACGAGCTGGAATGGTGTGAGCGACAAGCCCTGCGTACAGGCACTGGAGGGTATGATGGTGGTTGCCTATGATGTGGCAGGTGGATTTTTTGCGCTGGATACCGGCAAGTTCGGTCGTACTGGAGAAATATATTATTATGCGCCGGATGCTCAGGAATGGGAAGCGACGGAGCTTACTTATTCGGAATTTCTCACCTGGCTGGCAGATGGCGATTTGCAGCAGTTCTACCAGACCTTCCGCTGGGAAGGATGGCAAAATGATCTGGGACAGCTTCAAACGGGACAAGTATTTGCCTATTACCCGCCTCTGTGGACAAAAGAAGGAAGCGGAGAGAGCAGCAGCAAATCCCCTGTGTCGGTGGAGGAAGCCTGGAAGGCAGCGCAGAATACAAACTAA
- a CDS encoding right-handed parallel beta-helix repeat-containing protein — MFRAVKLCFLALTLLAAGCQDQASSIPTPAPADGSGQQEFYYISPSGDDANSGTIQSPWKTMQHASEHAKPGSTVYLREGVYQQKVKITRSGHSSTEPTTFSSYPNEKAIIDGKGLSVNGLEGLIEVENASFITIQNVEIRNFTTTHADQVPTGIYVHGAGEHIQIIGNTVHAIASNVQPEGPDLTGRDAHGIAIYGTEHPEALKDILIQDNELYDLVLGSSESLAVNGNVDTFSILDNTIHDTDNIGIDLIGYEGISADDKYDRARNGIVRGNEVYDITSNDNPSYGTNLPNDSHSAGGIYVDGGTDHLIDQNRVYRNDIGIEIASEHAGRSTSHITVQDNLIYHNRLTGIAMGGYDEERGSTEDSTVMYNTLFQNDTLGAGNGQLFVQAKTKNNTFKRNIVVSGSSGVLIYNEYSSNSGNLLDENVYYTPIAEEDALWVWKNEGYSGFPAYMKDSGNDAHSRYINPAFMNETSEDFNLQPGSPAEGCGYLAPR, encoded by the coding sequence TTGTTTCGTGCAGTTAAACTTTGCTTTCTGGCTCTGACGCTGCTGGCAGCGGGTTGTCAGGATCAGGCTTCGTCTATTCCAACTCCTGCTCCTGCTGACGGATCCGGCCAACAGGAATTCTATTACATATCACCTTCAGGTGACGATGCAAACAGCGGTACGATTCAATCCCCTTGGAAAACAATGCAGCATGCTTCTGAACATGCCAAGCCAGGGAGTACGGTCTATTTGCGAGAGGGCGTGTACCAGCAGAAAGTCAAAATCACCCGGAGCGGCCATTCCTCCACCGAGCCTACCACCTTTTCCAGCTATCCCAATGAGAAAGCCATTATTGACGGAAAAGGCCTGTCTGTTAATGGACTTGAAGGCTTGATTGAAGTTGAGAATGCCAGCTTCATCACGATACAGAATGTTGAGATTCGCAACTTCACCACAACCCATGCTGACCAGGTACCCACCGGGATTTATGTACACGGAGCTGGAGAACACATCCAGATTATAGGCAATACCGTACACGCTATCGCCAGCAACGTGCAGCCTGAAGGACCAGACTTAACAGGTAGAGATGCACACGGCATCGCTATCTATGGCACAGAACATCCCGAAGCATTGAAGGATATTCTAATCCAGGATAATGAATTGTATGATCTCGTGCTAGGTTCAAGCGAGTCACTCGCGGTTAACGGAAACGTAGACACTTTTTCCATACTGGACAACACCATCCATGACACGGATAACATCGGCATCGATCTGATTGGGTATGAAGGGATTTCTGCAGATGACAAGTATGATCGGGCCCGAAATGGAATTGTAAGAGGTAACGAAGTATATGATATTACGTCCAATGACAATCCTTCCTATGGCACCAACCTTCCCAATGACAGCCATTCGGCCGGGGGTATCTATGTCGATGGAGGTACAGATCATCTGATCGACCAGAACCGAGTATACCGCAACGATATCGGAATCGAAATCGCATCCGAACATGCCGGGCGTTCCACAAGCCATATTACCGTGCAGGATAATCTGATCTATCACAACAGGCTGACGGGCATTGCCATGGGAGGATATGACGAGGAACGCGGGTCTACCGAAGATAGCACGGTGATGTACAACACCCTGTTTCAGAATGACACCTTGGGCGCAGGCAATGGACAGCTGTTCGTGCAAGCCAAGACGAAGAACAACACATTTAAACGCAACATTGTCGTATCAGGCAGCTCCGGTGTGCTCATCTACAATGAATACAGCAGTAATTCAGGGAATCTGCTAGATGAAAATGTATACTACACCCCGATTGCAGAAGAAGATGCCCTGTGGGTATGGAAAAATGAAGGGTATTCCGGTTTTCCAGCCTACATGAAGGACTCCGGCAATGACGCACACTCCCGTTATATAAACCCGGCATTCATGAACGAAACGAGCGAAGACTTCAATCTCCAGCCTGGATCACCGGCAGAAGGTTGTGGTTACCTTGCACCCAGGTAA
- a CDS encoding sensor domain-containing diguanylate cyclase — protein sequence MDAQLDLAPCGYFSISDSGVIQSVNQTLLTMLGYERSELMGRHIESTMSLTNKLFFHTYFYPYIQLYGRVDEMYFTFRTRNQQDVPVLLNGIRQNRDGENVVDCVVVVMRKRIEHEKDILNTKTKLQELYQATHEANKELERLHEEYEVKQQALIKVNDQLETMASTDLLTGLKNRRFFQQKMLESLEGYRANQREFSLLVVDIDHFKSINDTYGHPVGDLVLGNLAGLLQSVSRSTDVVARYGGEEFVIILTDCTAEQAVITAERYRSQVASADWGAYNITVSIGAATVAEEDTDQSLFQKADMALYASKTGGRNRVTHAADLIQS from the coding sequence ATGGATGCACAATTAGATCTCGCTCCCTGCGGGTACTTTTCCATTTCTGACTCGGGGGTCATACAATCAGTCAATCAAACCCTCCTGACAATGCTGGGTTATGAACGCAGCGAGCTAATGGGAAGACATATTGAGTCCACCATGTCGCTCACCAACAAGCTATTTTTTCACACCTATTTCTATCCGTACATTCAGCTGTATGGCCGTGTGGACGAGATGTACTTTACGTTTCGTACCCGTAATCAGCAGGATGTTCCGGTTCTGCTTAACGGGATTCGCCAGAATCGTGACGGGGAAAACGTCGTGGACTGTGTGGTTGTGGTCATGCGTAAACGGATCGAACATGAGAAGGATATTTTGAACACGAAGACGAAGCTGCAGGAGCTCTATCAAGCCACGCATGAAGCAAACAAGGAGCTTGAACGGCTGCACGAGGAATATGAAGTGAAGCAGCAGGCATTAATTAAAGTGAATGACCAGCTGGAGACGATGGCTTCTACCGATCTGCTCACCGGACTCAAAAACCGCAGATTCTTTCAGCAGAAAATGCTTGAAAGTTTGGAAGGCTACCGTGCCAACCAGCGCGAGTTCTCGCTGCTGGTCGTAGATATTGATCATTTCAAAAGCATTAACGATACTTACGGACACCCGGTGGGGGACCTCGTACTTGGCAATCTGGCAGGTCTGCTGCAGTCCGTATCCAGAAGTACGGACGTTGTGGCTCGTTATGGCGGGGAAGAATTTGTGATTATTCTCACGGATTGTACGGCCGAGCAAGCAGTGATTACAGCCGAACGGTACCGGTCGCAGGTAGCTTCTGCGGATTGGGGAGCCTATAATATCACGGTAAGTATTGGTGCAGCAACGGTTGCAGAGGAGGATACGGATCAGTCCTTGTTCCAAAAAGCGGATATGGCGCTGTATGCCTCCAAAACCGGAGGGCGCAATCGTGTGACCCATGCAGCTGATTTAATCCAAAGCTAA
- a CDS encoding alpha/beta fold hydrolase, protein MTVDVLVRNNVKVFGSGSRTMVFAHGFGCDQDMWRYIVPGFSENYQIVLFDYVGSGQSQINYYDAHKYSDLRGYATDVLEIMEALQLRDAIFVGHSVSSMIGMLASIQAPQYFKSIVMLGPSPRYVNDLPNYYGGFDRRDIDELLEMMQLNFIGWASYLAPIVMQNAERKELTDELEKSFCSRDPHIARQFAEVTFLSDCREELEQVSVPTLILQCSDDSIAPVEVGDYLHAHLKNSMLQQMTAKGHYPHLSQPEETIRLIKNYLTSA, encoded by the coding sequence ATGACGGTTGACGTCCTTGTACGCAACAATGTAAAAGTGTTTGGTTCAGGCAGCAGAACGATGGTATTTGCCCATGGATTTGGATGTGATCAGGACATGTGGCGCTACATCGTTCCAGGATTTAGTGAGAATTATCAAATTGTTTTGTTCGATTATGTAGGCTCAGGGCAATCCCAGATCAATTATTACGATGCGCATAAATACAGTGATTTGCGAGGATATGCTACGGATGTTCTGGAGATCATGGAAGCGCTCCAATTGAGAGATGCCATATTTGTTGGGCATTCTGTCAGCAGCATGATTGGCATGCTCGCATCGATTCAAGCTCCTCAATATTTTAAAAGCATCGTGATGCTGGGGCCTTCTCCGCGATATGTGAACGACTTGCCGAATTACTATGGGGGCTTCGACCGCCGTGACATTGATGAATTGCTCGAGATGATGCAGCTGAATTTCATAGGCTGGGCAAGTTATTTGGCACCGATCGTGATGCAGAATGCAGAACGGAAAGAGCTCACGGATGAGCTGGAGAAGAGCTTTTGCTCCAGAGATCCGCATATTGCTAGGCAATTTGCCGAGGTAACATTTTTGTCCGACTGCCGTGAGGAGCTGGAACAGGTATCTGTACCTACTTTGATTCTTCAATGCTCCGATGATAGCATTGCGCCGGTTGAAGTGGGTGATTATCTGCACGCTCATCTGAAGAACAGCATGCTGCAGCAGATGACCGCCAAAGGACATTACCCTCACTTAAGTCAACCGGAAGAGACTATTCGATTGATTAAGAATTATCTGACGAGCGCGTAA
- a CDS encoding DUF1697 domain-containing protein, with protein sequence MIYVALLRGINVGGNNKINMKQLKETFEQAGMQDVVTYINTGNIIFADHQERIQANAEISKILEQAITAEFGLEIRVVVRNMNEMQTVLQALPEEWTNDELAKSDVMFLWDEVNDVSVLDKLPLKPEVGTLIYVTGAILYSVSREDAARSGMNKLVGSSVYKYMTVRNVNTTRQIYKLMLAAAE encoded by the coding sequence ATGATTTATGTTGCTTTGCTTCGGGGAATTAATGTAGGCGGTAACAATAAGATCAATATGAAGCAGCTGAAAGAAACATTTGAACAAGCAGGCATGCAGGATGTTGTAACTTACATTAACACGGGCAACATTATCTTCGCCGATCATCAGGAACGCATTCAAGCTAACGCGGAGATATCCAAGATACTGGAGCAAGCCATTACGGCCGAGTTCGGCTTGGAGATCCGTGTCGTGGTACGCAATATGAATGAAATGCAGACCGTGCTTCAGGCGCTGCCGGAGGAATGGACGAATGACGAGCTGGCGAAGAGTGACGTGATGTTTCTGTGGGATGAAGTCAATGACGTCTCGGTGCTGGACAAGCTTCCCCTCAAACCGGAAGTCGGCACCCTGATATACGTTACTGGAGCCATCCTGTATTCAGTAAGCAGAGAAGATGCTGCGCGCAGCGGGATGAACAAGCTTGTCGGCTCCTCTGTCTACAAATATATGACCGTCAGAAACGTCAACACGACCCGCCAAATTTATAAGCTCATGCTGGCTGCGGCAGAGTAA
- a CDS encoding Hsp20/alpha crystallin family protein, whose translation MFDLIPFRKRNEDLFGHMLKSFNDMVDSPWLSPFGTGSQPFRTDIREEDGKYLIEADLPGIAKQDIDIQVQGNELVIRAKRNEFHEQKDDSNRIIRQERRSGEFLRRFYVEHIDEENIKARLEDGVLKLEIPKRSGDDHTHRRIQID comes from the coding sequence ATGTTTGATCTGATCCCGTTTCGTAAACGAAATGAAGACCTGTTCGGACACATGCTGAAATCCTTCAATGATATGGTTGACAGCCCGTGGCTTTCTCCCTTTGGAACCGGCAGCCAGCCATTCCGGACGGATATCCGTGAGGAAGATGGGAAATATTTGATTGAAGCGGATCTGCCTGGTATCGCCAAGCAGGATATCGATATTCAGGTACAGGGCAATGAACTGGTGATCCGTGCGAAACGTAATGAGTTTCATGAACAGAAGGATGATTCCAATCGAATTATTCGGCAGGAGCGCAGGTCCGGTGAATTCCTCCGGCGTTTCTATGTGGAACATATCGATGAGGAGAACATTAAGGCCCGATTGGAAGATGGTGTGCTGAAGCTTGAAATTCCGAAACGTTCCGGAGACGATCATACGCACAGACGTATTCAGATCGATTAA
- a CDS encoding LysR family transcriptional regulator produces the protein MNLEQMVYVLEVEKTKSITVAAAALSVTQSTISQAITRLEHELGLPLFSRSRNGAYLLEQAKPILDKMKSVVDTVQNIKEDAQYMGQSIHGELRLSAIPGGVPGIIPTIASMKKRYPDLKFELSEGAARNIIRDVRNKQVDLGLIALYTDDMEQHLEGLRFVPIDEGVMRACVNHTNRLAGKKSITMEELKNETLVLFNDELVDWFVEELSEAVGEVNVLFRTNNSEVVNAALAQLDAVTIGHEYSFTHDRSVLHHDFSILEIEGVQRAISIGWVMRESKTSSLIVKRFLDRFQYEG, from the coding sequence ATGAATCTGGAACAAATGGTGTATGTACTTGAAGTTGAAAAGACCAAATCCATTACCGTTGCTGCGGCAGCACTATCGGTTACGCAGTCTACGATCAGTCAGGCGATCACACGTCTGGAGCATGAACTGGGCTTGCCATTGTTCAGCCGATCCCGTAACGGTGCGTATCTATTGGAACAGGCCAAGCCTATTTTGGACAAAATGAAATCGGTTGTCGATACGGTCCAAAACATCAAGGAGGATGCCCAGTATATGGGGCAGTCGATCCATGGAGAACTGCGATTGTCAGCCATTCCTGGAGGAGTTCCAGGGATCATACCTACCATAGCGAGTATGAAGAAACGATATCCTGATCTGAAATTTGAGCTGTCTGAAGGTGCAGCTCGCAACATTATAAGAGATGTAAGGAACAAGCAGGTCGATCTCGGTCTAATTGCTCTGTATACAGATGATATGGAGCAGCACCTGGAAGGATTGCGCTTTGTTCCCATTGATGAAGGGGTGATGCGTGCCTGTGTGAATCATACCAATCGCCTGGCAGGCAAGAAGTCGATCACCATGGAGGAACTGAAAAATGAGACACTGGTGTTATTTAATGACGAATTGGTGGATTGGTTTGTAGAGGAGCTTTCAGAGGCGGTGGGGGAGGTGAATGTGTTGTTTCGAACGAACAATTCCGAAGTGGTTAATGCGGCCCTTGCCCAGCTGGATGCGGTGACGATCGGTCATGAATATTCATTCACACATGACAGAAGTGTTCTGCATCATGACTTCTCCATCCTGGAAATTGAAGGTGTACAGCGTGCGATTTCCATTGGATGGGTTATGCGTGAGAGCAAAACGTCCAGTCTCATCGTCAAGCGGTTTCTGGATCGTTTTCAGTATGAAGGATAG
- a CDS encoding SDR family NAD(P)-dependent oxidoreductase, which yields MNPYENRFAGKVAVVTGAASGIGYAIARRLVQEGASVLAADLNTERLDAIQGELGERFFGVKANVTVENDIEEMVSAAVKQFGKLDLAFNVAGASRAGVITELSEKDWDFTVDLCMKGVFLSMKHEALEMAKHGGGAIVNVASLNSHVPMYAGSAYASAKAGVEMLTKNGALEMARNGIRVNAILPGLIDTPLTAELLSNADIKEAYMERIPMKRAAQPEEMTGPALFLASDDAGYVSGSSLIVDGAWATTGYPDLSRWF from the coding sequence ATGAATCCATATGAGAATCGATTTGCAGGTAAAGTTGCAGTTGTTACAGGCGCAGCATCCGGTATCGGATATGCCATTGCGAGACGCCTTGTCCAAGAAGGAGCTTCCGTCCTTGCCGCTGATCTGAATACGGAACGTCTGGACGCTATCCAGGGTGAACTTGGGGAACGGTTCTTCGGTGTTAAAGCCAATGTAACCGTTGAAAACGATATTGAAGAAATGGTGAGTGCCGCTGTCAAACAATTTGGCAAACTCGATCTGGCCTTTAATGTGGCAGGTGCCTCCCGTGCAGGCGTTATTACGGAACTATCGGAGAAAGATTGGGACTTCACCGTGGATCTGTGCATGAAAGGCGTCTTCCTGAGCATGAAGCATGAAGCCCTTGAGATGGCTAAACATGGTGGCGGAGCCATCGTAAACGTGGCCTCCCTCAACTCTCACGTGCCTATGTATGCCGGATCGGCCTATGCCTCTGCCAAAGCTGGCGTCGAAATGCTTACCAAGAATGGAGCACTCGAAATGGCGCGTAACGGCATTCGTGTCAATGCCATTCTACCGGGTCTCATTGATACACCATTAACTGCGGAGCTGCTCTCCAATGCAGACATCAAAGAAGCCTACATGGAACGGATTCCGATGAAACGTGCTGCACAGCCTGAAGAAATGACGGGACCTGCCCTGTTCCTTGCGAGCGACGATGCAGGATATGTGTCCGGTTCCAGCCTCATCGTGGATGGAGCTTGGGCAACGACCGGCTATCCAGATCTGAGCCGCTGGTTCTAA